The Gammaproteobacteria bacterium genome includes a window with the following:
- a CDS encoding DUF368 domain-containing protein, protein MFDKLLIAAKGVAMGAADVVPGVSGGTIALMTGIYPRLINAIASFDIECIKLFFSGRFKEFWKHIDSSFLLPLLLGILTAFVLLAHSIKYAIANHPVPTWSFFFGLIIASAILIIQHIKHKKAVHFLWLIPGIAFGYWIGSMTSIPFPDNNTAVFIAGGIAICAMILPGISGSFILLLIGMYETLINAVADRDFAVLSIFAIGAVIGLLIFTRVIKLVLARFYEASVFFLSGLMLGSLVKVWPWKTETTNILPNLHPQPQTTLAISMMILAFVIVFGVDYLGRKLSTK, encoded by the coding sequence ATGTTTGATAAATTACTGATCGCGGCAAAAGGTGTCGCAATGGGAGCTGCTGATGTTGTTCCCGGAGTTTCAGGTGGGACTATCGCATTAATGACCGGAATTTATCCGCGTTTAATCAATGCTATTGCCAGTTTCGATATTGAATGTATAAAACTGTTTTTCAGCGGTCGATTTAAAGAATTTTGGAAGCACATAGACAGCAGTTTCCTGCTCCCTTTGCTTCTTGGCATTCTAACGGCTTTTGTGCTGCTTGCGCACTCCATCAAATATGCCATAGCTAATCATCCTGTGCCAACTTGGTCGTTTTTCTTCGGACTCATTATAGCTTCTGCAATTTTAATCATTCAGCATATCAAACATAAAAAAGCAGTTCATTTTTTATGGCTCATTCCGGGAATTGCTTTCGGATATTGGATTGGTTCAATGACATCAATTCCATTCCCGGATAACAACACCGCCGTTTTTATTGCCGGAGGTATCGCTATTTGCGCAATGATACTTCCCGGAATTTCAGGTAGTTTTATATTATTACTCATAGGTATGTATGAAACCCTAATCAATGCAGTTGCTGACAGAGATTTTGCGGTACTGTCCATATTTGCAATTGGTGCGGTAATAGGCTTATTAATCTTTACCCGAGTGATTAAATTGGTCCTCGCCAGATTTTACGAAGCCTCTGTTTTTTTTCTCAGCGGACTCATGCTCGGTTCACTGGTCAAAGTCTGGCCCTGGAAAACAGAAACCACCAACATCCTCCCGAATCTTCATCCACAACCACAAACCACACTGGCAATTTCCATGATGATTTTAGCTTTTGTGATTGTGTTTGGAGTTGATTATTTGGGGAGAAAGTTAAGTACAAAATAG